The following are from one region of the Thermodesulforhabdaceae bacterium genome:
- a CDS encoding flagellar protein FlaG codes for MEVKVPEIQPVTLEQWIRPTGELKKEELVKPVEASEGQTTQDVRTSKAGVQTKLLKTSIEETKKLAEEIQKYLSEMNVSLSFDVDDKTHDIVVKVINRETGKLVRQIPPEELLKLRQKLEELVGVLLNKKV; via the coding sequence ATGGAAGTAAAAGTTCCTGAAATACAACCAGTTACGCTTGAACAATGGATTAGGCCGACTGGGGAATTGAAAAAGGAAGAACTTGTAAAGCCTGTGGAAGCATCTGAGGGACAGACAACCCAGGATGTTAGAACTTCTAAAGCAGGTGTTCAAACTAAACTCCTTAAAACGAGCATTGAAGAAACCAAAAAGCTTGCTGAAGAGATACAGAAGTATCTTTCAGAAATGAACGTCAGTCTCTCCTTCGATGTGGACGATAAAACACACGACATTGTGGTGAAGGTTATAAACCGTGAAACTGGTAAACTAGTTCGGCAGATTCCGCCGGAGGAACTTCTCAAATTGCGTCAAAAACTTGAAGAATTAGTGGGGGTGTTATTGAATAAAAAGGTCTAG
- a CDS encoding HD domain-containing phosphohydrolase, translated as MKIIIVEDDLVLGGLLKGYLSQIGGYEVHHVEKGKAALKSLETYRYDCAFVDLQLPDMTGIAVLEAIKSKDPTVSVIMMSGRVSMDASIEAMRLGASDFLAKPFTFQQLAFSLERAFRERQILLDNISLMLEIEAKKELERLNKELEQNLALQKLLFDISREFDDVRSSEELYQLLVRWALNLTNAKEVGFFVILPSNDALFLLAREVAPGGKELFPKVINLFHETHIIIVPDNSSPLSSISSHLHPKLDLILGAVANSLNVSSDEISLWPVVVRTEVFGFVIAYDLEYKSRIWVDENQKHVFEFLLKKASLVIENLALYESLMANFYSILRTLVNALEAKDIYTGKHSERVTKVAAIIAKSMGRSLEEMEAINTVGYLHDIGKIGIPDHVLNKPGRLNNEEFELIKRHPVIGESIVGELGLSDIERSIIRNHHERWDGKGYPDKIGGNDIPLITRVITVADAYDAMATNRPYRKALSKDAVWNEFAKYKGSQFDPQVIDALFDVFDEVHHEVQE; from the coding sequence ATGAAGATAATTATCGTAGAAGATGATCTGGTTCTTGGTGGATTGTTAAAGGGTTATCTTTCTCAGATCGGGGGATACGAAGTCCATCATGTGGAAAAAGGAAAGGCAGCTTTGAAATCTCTAGAAACATACCGGTATGATTGCGCCTTTGTAGATCTTCAGCTTCCCGATATGACAGGAATCGCTGTGCTGGAAGCAATTAAGTCAAAAGACCCGACAGTGTCTGTAATAATGATGAGCGGTCGAGTTTCGATGGATGCTTCTATTGAAGCCATGAGATTAGGTGCTTCCGATTTTCTTGCCAAACCTTTTACTTTTCAGCAACTTGCCTTTAGTCTTGAGAGAGCTTTTAGAGAGCGTCAGATCCTCCTGGATAATATTTCCCTTATGTTGGAGATTGAGGCAAAAAAGGAACTTGAAAGGCTGAATAAAGAGTTAGAGCAAAACCTGGCTCTTCAAAAACTGTTGTTTGATATATCACGAGAATTTGATGATGTCAGGTCCAGTGAAGAACTTTACCAGTTGCTTGTTAGGTGGGCTTTGAATCTAACTAATGCTAAGGAAGTGGGTTTCTTTGTTATTCTTCCTTCTAATGACGCCTTGTTCTTGCTTGCAAGAGAAGTAGCCCCAGGAGGGAAGGAATTGTTTCCTAAAGTCATAAATCTGTTTCATGAAACTCACATCATAATAGTGCCGGATAATTCCTCGCCTTTAAGTAGTATATCTTCACACTTACACCCCAAATTGGATCTAATCCTTGGTGCTGTAGCTAATAGTTTGAATGTTTCTTCTGACGAGATATCTTTGTGGCCTGTAGTAGTTAGAACGGAAGTTTTTGGTTTTGTCATTGCGTATGATCTTGAATATAAAAGCAGAATCTGGGTTGATGAGAATCAGAAGCATGTCTTTGAATTTCTTCTAAAAAAGGCATCTCTTGTGATTGAAAACCTTGCGTTATATGAAAGTCTTATGGCCAACTTTTACAGCATATTACGAACTTTAGTAAACGCCTTAGAAGCAAAGGATATCTACACAGGAAAACATTCGGAGCGTGTAACGAAAGTAGCGGCCATCATTGCAAAAAGTATGGGTCGTTCTCTGGAAGAAATGGAAGCTATTAACACGGTAGGTTACCTCCATGATATTGGTAAAATAGGAATCCCCGACCACGTGCTTAACAAGCCAGGAAGATTGAATAACGAAGAATTTGAACTTATTAAACGCCATCCTGTAATTGGCGAAAGCATCGTTGGCGAACTGGGACTTAGTGATATCGAAAGATCGATTATTCGTAATCATCATGAAAGATGGGATGGAAAAGGATATCCCGATAAGATAGGCGGCAATGATATTCCTTTGATAACCCGTGTTATCACTGTTGCCGATGCTTACGATGCTATGGCTACTAACAGACCATACAGAAAGGCGCTTAGTAAAGACGCTGTATGGAATGAATTTGCCAAGTATAAGGGGTCTCAGTTTGATCCGCAGGTAATTGATGCGCTTTTTGATGTTTTTGATGAAGTGCATCACGAGGTTCAAGAATGA
- a CDS encoding PilZ domain-containing protein, with protein sequence MKTSDEKRSYLRMPIPGLKVKYNIVGTEGILIPRLPRPRDAYTMLPENIENIEPIFQLMFERLERIEMKLDYLLRMMSRGGQEKIFKYDSAVIDISGGGLSFTHCQGLSVGDVLELCIYSTAGEITPIFAVGKVCRVEYKDDGKYCLVGVEFSDIYEEDRQLIIRMIFDTERKSRRRVNTDESSSRNP encoded by the coding sequence ATGAAGACCTCAGATGAAAAGAGATCTTATCTACGAATGCCTATTCCTGGTCTGAAAGTTAAATACAATATTGTTGGAACAGAAGGGATTCTCATTCCACGACTTCCTCGCCCTAGAGACGCTTACACAATGCTACCTGAGAACATTGAGAATATTGAACCAATTTTCCAGCTCATGTTTGAACGCCTTGAGCGGATTGAGATGAAGTTAGATTACCTGTTGAGGATGATGAGTCGAGGGGGCCAAGAAAAGATCTTCAAATACGACAGTGCAGTTATTGATATTAGTGGAGGAGGTCTTTCTTTTACTCACTGTCAAGGTTTATCAGTTGGTGATGTGCTGGAACTCTGCATTTATTCAACCGCTGGGGAAATTACACCAATTTTCGCTGTAGGAAAAGTTTGCCGAGTTGAGTATAAAGATGATGGAAAATATTGCCTTGTAGGGGTAGAGTTTTCCGATATTTACGAAGAAGACAGGCAGCTTATCATCAGGATGATTTTTGACACCGAAAGAAAAAGTAGGCGTCGTGTGAATACCGATGAAAGCAGTAGCAGAAATCCATGA
- a CDS encoding ATP-binding protein: MKAVAEIHDSEAILLLYYYAFKGKLLSGLIHNVGSPLQSVMFLVELMGSTVNLLSDFDETAKPKLDIISREVKIIADTFSDFRILQQLADSEEEVLDVCEFYHLITRILKADIFCKHNVSISIKSSLRVAIPQMPSRVFVIMFVELVRNALKAIKSSSDKGGVEFCIDPSTLSKHEIIVRVIDTGCGWDPDFDSSLLFQPSYSSWDFPKEDFDEIPSFGLGLCCIQDLLSIYGGSISVNRDNNFTQVEMKIPARMIIP; the protein is encoded by the coding sequence ATGAAAGCAGTAGCAGAAATCCATGATAGTGAAGCAATTCTTTTGCTGTATTATTACGCCTTTAAAGGGAAGCTGTTAAGTGGCTTAATTCATAATGTTGGATCTCCTCTGCAGAGCGTGATGTTTTTAGTGGAACTTATGGGATCAACTGTAAATTTGCTTTCTGATTTCGATGAAACCGCTAAACCAAAGCTCGATATCATTTCTCGCGAAGTTAAAATTATCGCTGATACTTTTAGCGATTTCCGCATATTACAGCAATTGGCTGATTCAGAAGAAGAGGTTCTTGATGTTTGCGAATTTTATCATCTAATTACTAGGATTCTTAAAGCTGATATATTTTGCAAGCATAACGTTTCTATATCGATAAAATCATCGTTACGTGTAGCGATTCCCCAAATGCCTTCAAGGGTCTTTGTGATTATGTTTGTTGAGTTGGTAAGAAATGCCCTTAAAGCAATAAAAAGCAGCTCGGATAAAGGCGGAGTAGAATTTTGCATCGATCCTTCCACGCTGTCCAAGCATGAAATTATCGTGAGGGTTATAGATACTGGTTGCGGATGGGATCCAGACTTTGATTCTTCTTTGTTATTTCAACCATCATATTCGTCGTGGGATTTTCCAAAAGAAGATTTTGATGAAATACCATCTTTTGGGCTTGGACTTTGTTGCATTCAGGATTTGTTATCTATTTATGGAGGCAGTATTTCCGTAAATCGAGATAACAATTTTACCCAGGTTGAG